In Halorussus limi, a genomic segment contains:
- a CDS encoding CBS domain-containing protein produces MEDIFVGRLMSSPVETVSPDTPAHVAAETMLDEGIGSVIVTGDDGQLRGILTATDFVHVAAEQRWATDATVETYMTTDVTTTDANAEVRDIADLMITEGFHHVPVVDESEGVVGIITTTDITAYMSNVQTPSPA; encoded by the coding sequence ATGGAAGATATTTTCGTCGGACGACTCATGTCGTCGCCGGTCGAAACCGTCTCGCCGGACACCCCCGCTCACGTCGCCGCCGAGACGATGCTCGACGAGGGCATCGGGTCGGTCATCGTCACCGGCGACGACGGCCAGTTGCGGGGCATCCTCACCGCCACCGACTTCGTCCACGTCGCGGCCGAACAGCGGTGGGCCACCGACGCGACGGTCGAGACGTACATGACGACCGACGTGACGACGACCGACGCGAACGCGGAGGTCCGAGACATCGCGGACCTGATGATAACCGAAGGGTTCCACCACGTCCCGGTCGTGGACGAGTCGGAGGGCGTCGTCGGCATCATCACGACCACCGACATCACGGCCTACATGTCCAACGTCCAGACGCCGAGTCCGGCGTAA